CGACGCCAGATCCAGGCCCCAGGAGGGTGCTCCTTTCCTCACTGCCTCCCTGGGTCTGGCCAAAAATACATTTGGGATTAAATTTTCATGATGTGGCACAGGTCCgcgagggagtgggagggagcagCCGGCGCGGCGGGCGGGCTCCACGGAAGGGATGGCCCGGCAGCCGCTGCCCGCCGCAGCCTCTAGCTTTGTCTCGCTGGGCCTCTGGGTGTCACAATTTTGCCTATGTTTGAGAAAACCCCGGATTCCcagggaggagaggctgggggctgagactcctgggtcagagggaggagggagcctgGGGCTCGGACTCCAGAGTCTGAAGGAGTAGCCCGCGGATTCGTCCACACGCGCCACCCTGTGGTGACAGAATCCCCGGTCTGGGTGCGGAGGCGGCGGTCGCGGCTCCGGGCCAGGTGTGAAGGTGGAGCAGATGGTGAGGAGGAAGGAGTGGGAAGGGGGCCCAGCAGCTGCCAAATCCTGGGCCTTCGCCGGAACCATCACCATGGAGACCGAGGAAGGCAGAGAGGACCCAGCCCCACACTTTCGGGACCCGGGAATGAGTTCTTCTTCCTCCCACGGAGGGTTCCCATGCAAACTACAAGTCCCAGCGGCCGCTGGACTTCACCATTATGCTTCTGAAGGGCCGCTTACTCCGAGGGCCGCTGGGAGTTGTAGTTCTCTGAGACAACGGGCTGAAGTTGCGTTGCGCCCTCTGGTGGACATGGCGCCCAAGTTCGCTATTTCCGAGGCCCAAGGGACCCTACCCAATGTCATCCCCAAACCTTTTCACCTTCTCACCATCTAATCCCTCTTTCCCCACCCAATTCATTcagttccagccacactggcctcctcgcTCTTCTTTCAACATCTACCACTGAGGCTCCTGCATTTACCTATCCTCCTAGGATTCACTATGGAAGAAGAGTGTGTTGGCAATCATTCatgaactcaacaaatatttattgagttcctactaggCATCAGGCATTGTCACACCATAGGGGACATAGCTCTAATGAGAGTATCACTGGGTATTGGGGACCACCAGAGGAGGATTCTAACTCAGCCAGGGAAGATCAAAGAAAGCCTGAAGTTTGAAAAGCTTCCCAGGAAAAGCTCACTAAAAGGGATGACTGGGAGGGTCGGGGCAGGGCATGGGTGTAGAGTAAGGAGATGTGCCCTGTGAGGGCAAACAACCAGATGTACTGGAGTAGACCTGGGTAGGTGTACTGGAGAAGAGGATACTAAGTAGGGGAATAGCAGAAACTAAGAAAAGGTGTAAAAAACTGGTGTGGTCAGGACACTGCTCAGTATGACTAGCCTGAGTGACTGGAAGAGGCCAAAAGGGAACatgaagggggacttccctggcggtccagtggttagtactccacacttccactgcaggggacatgggtttgatccctggtcgggagctaagatcccatgtgccctgcagtgggcaaaaaaaaaaaaaaaaaaaagggaacatgaAGGCGACCAGACAGCACAGAACATTGAGTGCTAGCTGAGAGGCTTAGACTTTCTCCTAGGGGCACTGGGGAGCCAAAGAGGGGCTGTGAACAGGAGTGGGGCAAGGGCAGCTCTGGGGCCTTGAGAGAGACTGACAAGGGGAGAGACTAGAGGCCAGGAGGCCAGGGAGAGGATCGGGGGAGAGGACGAGGCCTGAGCTGGGGGAGTGACCTCCATGGGACTCCAGTCCAAtgtccctcttccctcccactccccacttaCTCCTAGCCAGACACAGAACAAAGGcaaaaatcttttatttcaattttaggAAAGCCACCATCCTCTTCCCTCCATGTAGAAGCACAAGGAGACACCCAGTCAAGAAGGCACCGACAGAAGGGGCATCGCCACCATCAATtgctgaggagagagaggaaggggaaagaggtTCAGGACCTGGGgatccagcccccagcccctcccccctcagacccaggggtccaggcccccagcccctcccccctcagacccaggggtccaggTCCCCGAGTGTCCCTGGTTCCCCACAACCCCCAGCCTCCCAGGTACCTTTCTCTTCTGATGGAAGGCTGCCTTGCTCTCATCACAGCTGATTCGCAGGGGAATGTAGGCATCCAGATGGTACAGCTGCTGGGGGCCCCCCATCACCAGGCGATTCTCCCCGATCTCCAGCGACAGTCCCAGAGGGCCTTCCTGGGGATGCAGTGGAATCAGCCCACCCTTCCCTTCTCAGCAACAGGACGGTAAGAACACAGACCAGTGAGAGAACTCTCGTGTATCGGGATACCATATTTAAAGAGTCTCATCTCCCAAGAAAAAGGTGGGACACAGTAATTACAGGTTTATGACTGAGCACTTACGATGCGCTGGGCATCCTCAGGACAGCACCAGAAGTGGGCCTGAGGCCCCCATGGGACAGAGGAGGCAACCTGCTCAGAGGGCAGCACTAGCCAGGCTCACACAGGTCTGATAACAAGCCCACATCACTTCCCCTCCAAGACCCCAACCCTTCCAGACCTCATTCTCCTGCTCTGGTGGAGGGTGCACTCACCAGTTTGGGGAGGTCAATTTCGGCCAAGAGGAGGTCAGGGGCCTCCAGCCAAAGGTTCAGGTGAGGCTTCTCAGGGCTGGGGAGGAACAAGACCCAGAACTCAGAAGAGCCGCCAGGGCTTTACCAGGGttgttccctctctttctccctcccagccctgcagccTCAGGACACCTTCCCAGAGAGAGTTCTGCTTCTCCTCCCTCTGGGTTCCCAGAGCCCCAGGACACCGACACCTACAGGATGGTGGGAGAGATTCCAAAGAATGTCGGGGAGACAGGAGATAGGGAGCCCACTGAATGCCCACCCTTTCTCAGGTCTCGGGGAGTCGGGCATGTACAGGTTCCCCAGCTCCTGGATCCGAGGACGCTGCTGGGAGCGGATATTCTGCTGGGAGATAGAGCCCAGGAAAGGTCTGTTCTTCAATATACGCCACTCTGAGGGGAAGGAGCACAGGATCAAAGGTCACATGGCTCAGGGTGTCCTTTGCTCCCTCCCCTAGAGGAGGAAGGGGGTCTTGCACTGCGAGAGCCTCATGGGAGAGGCTCCGCCCTCTGCCGAGGATACCAGGGATCTGACCACACCCCCAAGCTTGACTTTAGGAAGCGTGCCTGCCTTAGCCCCTCCCCTCGAGGCTCTCAAGACCCTGCCGCTTATCTGGAATCCCCCTTATCTGGACTCCTccgtctcctccctctcccccttcccaagaCTCACACAGCCCTCTCCCTGAACTCCACAGCCCAGGGGCTAATATAATCCCTGCCCACACTAGTCCCACTTCTCCCAGGGGCCGCCCCCAAGCTCCTCCAGGTTTGGCTCCTCCCCgtggcccaggccccgcccctcaccTGGATTTAGTGGCAGGCTGTATTTGTCCTCAAGGCCCTCCCTGGCAATGGTGATCACGAGCTCCCGCAAGAAATCGCTGTTCTAGGagtgaaagagggagaagagatgtgggagggctgggggatggagggagaggccCCGGCCCAGGCCTCCCCTGCAGCCCCGCCCCCAACCTGCATCCTGCGGTAGAAGTCGCTGTTGACAGCTACGTCGTAGGCGGTACAACCCTGGCCTTCTGCCGGGAGAGAAAGGGGGTGAGACCCCAGCCCTCGGTGGGAACCCCACGGCCCAGGCACAGCCAAGGAAAACACAATCAAGAACAGCAGCCACAGACCCAGAGACATTAGGAAGTCAAGACACGCACTTGCCGGTCTGGATTCATACCAGCCTCGTCTCCCAGCTCCAGTCTCTTCCCCTCTGGTCCTTCCCCACCATGTCCCAGAGCTGACCCTGACCCTCCCCAGTTCATAGTCCTCCCAAGGCTCCCCAGCACCCGCAGGGGGAGGACTGAGTCCTTCAGCCTGGCACTGGAGGCCCTGTGTGGTCTGCCCCTCCCACCTGGAGAGAGTTCACTTCTCCAGCAACCTCATCCCTTTAAATTTCTTCCAATCACTCTTGATTACTGATCAATTCAATTCAGTCATTTCTCTCCAGCCTCTGGAcccctctgtcctctctgcctAGAACCCTCTTCTCTGTCTTGGCCTGATGAACTGCTCTGGTTCCTTGAAATCTTATATCCGacatctcctcctccaggaagccttccctgatccctCAGTGGGAGTGAAgaggcccccccaccccaccccgagcACAGCACAGAATCACACCACATTGAAATCACATCTGCCTCCTTCATCCTCACCCAAACCTGAGAGTTTCTCAAGGGCAGGTTCTGGGTTTTGATAAGTCCCTACTCCCCAGGGCACTGGCCAAAGCTTCATCCCAGGAGGCTTCAGGGGACATATgtgaattgaaaaaaaacaagGATATAGAGACAGAAGCTCAACAGAGACAGAGGTGAGACaaggcagagacacagagacaggggagagggtggaggagAAATCAGGGATGAGTTAGGGCTGGCCGAGGACTAGAGCCAGGAGATCAGCTAATGAGCACCTGCCCAGCCCTCCCTTgctctggggtggggcagggagaagtGCCAGCCTGGCCAGGTGAGCAGAACCAGGACTGTCCAGTGAGAGTTCTGGATGCCCAGGAGGCTAGGGATATGCCATGGGGAAAAGGATCAGTACAGGGGTGCCAGGTTTCTAGGTCCTGAGGGAGGAGGGTCCTGGGCCCTGGATTCTAGGGAAGAAAGGACCGAGGGGGCTAGACTCCTGGGTCCTCTCAAGGCACTGACTTGCATCCAGTTCGGCATGCGGCTCTCCCAGACTCATGGGGATGCGAAACCCGGCTTGGTCCTCCTCCAGCATTTGAAGCAGCTCATCCTCGGTCAAGTCAGcgggaggagggatggagggagagtgACAAATGTTGATGAAAACCTTCCCTTCAGATGAGTTGGTCTTTATGCAGAAACCTGGTGGGAATGGGTTTGTCCTTGACCATCTGTCTCTGCATGGGTCTCAGTGTCCATCCTTCTTTTAATCTGTCCCCCTTCTAGAGTATTAGTCCTCCACTTTCTGGGTCTGttccccttcctgcccctgggATTTCTCACTCTCTGTGTTTGAGTCTCTGTCCCCCTAGTCActgcacatctttttttttttttaatttttattggagtatagttgatttacaatgttgttactttctgctgaacagcaaagtgagtcagttatacatatatatatgtataactcttttttagattcttttcccatataggtcattacagagtattgagtagagttccctgggctatacagtaagtccttattagttattattttatatatattagtatgtatatgtcaatcccaatcttccaatttatccctcccccttacCCCTCCTCTCTTTGGATCTCAGTCCCTTCCTTGCTCTCTCTGGGTTTCCGTTCACTCCCATCACCCAAGGCCTCTATACACCACTACTgtgtctccttcctctctcctttccctatGCTCCTGCCCCCAGTCTGTGACCACCTCTCTCTGGGACTCTATCCCTCTCTCTTTGGGTTTCTGTCTTTCTCACCAGGTTGAGGTTGTATCTGTGTAGATTCTGGTCTGCTTGTCTGGGCTTGCTGGAGCTCCTTGGAGGCCTGTGTGAAAGAAAACAACGTCCAGGCTTGGCGTTTGTGCTGTCAGAACCCCCTCATTTGTTCCTCAAATGTTTAGTGAGCAATTTTTACGTATATGAGCTAGGCAGGGCATGAGACATACTATGTCCCCTTCCTACTTTGAGGAACCCGACGGACAACCCTGATCCCACTCCCATTTCTTCCAGAGACTAGTGAAcatttagtagtagtagtagttaaGCAACTACAACTCCCGTAGGCCCTGTTgcttccccccccgccccccgccagtaCATTCTGGGAACTGTAGTCCCGTTTCTgagtgcgcgcgcgcacacacaccacacacatacacatacacacacacacacacaaaaaatctccCAAATCCTCAGGGACCCAGGAGTCCGTTCAGTCCGCACCTGCAGCAGCAGCTCCTCGAAACGCGCCGTCTCAGCGCTCATCGTCTCTGCCTCGTTTAGCTCCGGTACCAGCAGCTTCAAGTCGGCCATGGCCCTGGGGAAGAGACCTAGGCGTCCTCAGCAACAACCTTCGGTTGGATGCGAACTCTGACGCCTGCTCCCGGGCCCTCAACCGACTCCCGACACCCACAATTCTGTACGAAAATCTAAGAATCTGGCCTGAGACTACAGTTTTACTCAGGTCAGATACTGCATCAAATCTTTTAGGAGCCAATGTCTCTAGATGCCCTCTAAGCCCTTTGTGCCAAGTGTTTAAATGAGAGCCACTCTTCTGGTCTCTTCATAACCAGGAACTTGGGTAGGCCACACTTCCGACTACCCCAACGCTCCTTCATCTATCCTGCAACCGCATTCTGTACCAATCACTGAACAATCTAGTCTAAGTCTGAAGCCACGCCCTTCACCTCAACCAATCAAAACTAAATCCAGACAGCCGCTAAACGCCACACTTCCGGTGTGGATTAAAGCCACACTTCCGCTCCTTCCCTACAGCCACATCTGGCCAGGATACTGGGCAAAGCTGGCACACTTTTAAAACCTTAACTTCATTGCCCATCCTAAAGGACTCCCTTCTGATCTCTGAACAATCACCTCGTCCCCAGAGGTAGATTAGATTCTCGAGTAAAGATATTTCGGGCTAAAAGCTGTACTTTCGGCCTCCAATATGAACAGGGTGGTGGGAAGACGCCAATACGGCCACTCTTCTAAATCTGGAGGCCTCGTACCTATTAAGGCATTCATATTTTCGTTCCCCACTCCCCCCGCTTTGAGGAATGCGCATGCTCCAAACTACACTTCCCGGCGCAGACCTATAAGCGGAGTCACCGGGTCCTAAGGCGGGGTTACGCTCTATCTCCCGTACCTCGCCCTTTGGGCTGGAGGGGGCGGTGCCGCCCTTCAGACCTCGAGGTACCCTTGGGGAGAGAGTTCCGTAGTCCGTGGAAAGCGGCCTGGGAGCGTGATGGCTGCGACGCGCGCAGGATCCCGCGCCTGCGAGATCTTCACCGCGCTGGAATACGGACCGGTGCCGGAGAGCCACGCATGCGCATTGGTGAGGATTGCCCGGCCGGCGCTGCCCATCCCCCTTCCCAGTCCTCCGGGCCCCGTTTTGAGCGCGGACTCCCGTGATCCACCGCGGCAGCTCAGCAGCTCCGCCCCTCTCAGCTCCCGTGATTCCCGCCACTCCTTAGGATCCACCCTGGAGGACGTTCCCTTGAGCCCTTACGGTTGCTGCCTGTTAGCCCTTTAGTCTGTTCTCGCGAGCCCTAGTGGCTGTCGTGTTCCACGGTCCAAAACTCACGGTGGTGATTCTCCTATTCTTCAGAATCCCCCGAGGGGCTTCTGTGATTCTTCAGGGCCGCCTCAGAGCTTCCTGTGATCCCCTGGGACTCAGAATTCCTGTGGGGCTCCCGTGATCTTCCGAGGACCCTCAGAACCCGCGTAGACTTCCCGTGATTCCTCAGAATATCCTATGGCTCCCGGGGTCCCTCGGAATTCCTGGGGGGGCTCCCTTGGTCGTCCGGAGACCTCCGCGGAGCCCCCGTGAGTCCTCAGGGTCACGTCAACACTTGTGGGGTTCCTATAATCTCGGGAACTCTCGGAATCCCAGAATACATCAGAACTTCCTGTAATTACCTTCAACCCCGCAGAATAACCCCGTGGGGCTCCCGTGATCCTTCCGTGTACTTCAGAACGTCCCTAAGACTCCCGTGATCCATCAGGGTCCCCCAGAACGATCTTGGGGTTCCCGTGTATAACTTCGGTGCTTCGAATTTTGTATAGTTACCCAGCCCCCTCAGAATTCCCCCATGGAGCCATCCTGATCTCACAGGGCCCTCTAGCCGTAGGTGTGAGAAGCTTGGGCTTCtctggagggaaagaggaggtTAGAACAGTGGTCCACGTGGAAGAAGATGAGACCACAGCCTGGTGCGGACTGTAGAGATGGAGAAGAGATGAGGCAGAGATGCAAGAGTAACAGGGTTTGGGGTATTGAGAGGGCAAGGACAATGCCTCGGGTCTGGGTCTGGCTGTCTctgtcctccctccaccccccatgGTGAACCCAAGAGGAGTAGGGTGGCAGAAAGGTTGGGAAAGACTGTGGGCTTGGTTATCACATGGTGATGATGAGAGGGAAAGCCTTGGGCCATGTGCAGGAGTCAAATACTACCTGTGCCTGAGCCTCAGGTCTGGAGACAGGGACCTCACAGTAGAAAGATAATTGAATGGTGGGAATGATGAGATTATCTAGAACTATAGTGTAGACTCAGATAAGAGGATCTGGGATGGAGTATAGAGAATTCCCACCCTTGGAGGTTGGTTAGAGATGGACTATCCTGAAATAGCAATAATGTGATAATAGCTTATATTTATTGggtgctttctatgtgccagcCTCTGTGTtcagcatgatctcatttaatccccaaaaCAGCTGTGAGAGGGGATTATTGTCATTACTTTAGCGATAGCAGACAGAAGCTTAAAGAGGTAAGTAATTTGCTAACAGTCAACACAtcttaaaaaatgtgaaaatgagaTTTGAACCTGAGCCCTgggactccagagcccatgccccccatcccccccaccccgccccccagctcAGTCTTACAATCTGTGGGCCAGACTCAACCAACAAACATGTTTTCTTTGGcctgaactttatttttaaaaatgtgaattagtGGACAACTAATTTCATGTAAACATCCGGGattccagcttctcttgaaaataaaattccaaagttTGGCAACCTTTGCCTCACATTCCCTGACAAAGATAATCTGGATCCAATAGCTAACTGTCTTTTTAGACAAGTCATGAGTTCCTAGTCTCCACCAGGGCCCTCTTCTCACACCAGGGTGGCCTGCCAGGACCCTGTGGAACATTCTTTCTgggttctgtttttctttggggGGGAAATTTTGCAAAGTTACACAGAGTACTTAAATTATGAACTCCCATTTACCCATCACTCAGTGTCAACGATCATCAACATTTCATCCAAtgttgtatctcttttttttcctggagtgaTTTAAAACCCAGATGTCATGTTATTTTCCCATAAGTATTTGAATCTTCATTTCTAACAGGTAAGGACTCATTTTGTAACAACCACCAGGCCGTTTTAACATTAACAGTCATTCTTTAATATTATCTAGTGCCCAGCCCATGTTCATATATGCCCGACTATTTCAAAAATATGTCTTTCCGTCGGGGGGGGCATCTTTGAATTTGAAACTTATGAATTTTTACTTTACTTAAaaagtttggggacttccctggtggtccagtggttaagaatctgcctgccaacgcaggggacgcgagttcaaccctggtcggggaactaggatgccacatgccgcggggcaactgcactcgtgcgccgcaactagagagaagcccacagcgaagaagcccacacgccccagtgaagacccagcacagccaaaaaaaaaaatttttttttactttaaagaaaaatgaggagGCCCAGTTGGTAGGGTAAGAGAAAAATCAGGAGACTAAGGCATCGGGGATGCTAAGAGAAAAcagtctggggaattccctggcggtccagtggttaggactcctcgctttcactgcagggggcccgggttcaatccctgatcggggaactaagatcccgcaagccagcggccaaaaacaacaacaacaaaaaccagtttgcagaaggaaaaagTGGAAAGGATGTCTTGGATTTAGAAAGGATTtagggaagacagagaaagaaacaggaaacagaatgaaatgcaataaaattaataGGAAGTCTTAAGTAAGTGCTGTTCTGAGCCTATGACACATATGGATCCATTTAATTCTCATCACTGTCCTGTGAAATAGGGAGAGACTGTGATTATCTCCATCTTCCAGATGGGTTAGCTGAGACCCAGGCTAAGACTGCACAACAAGGAAGTTTCAGAGCCacgattcaaacccaggccatgTGGCCCCAGGCTCCAGGGACTCCCTACCTTGGGCTCAGTTAGGCGCTTCACAACCAAGTAAACTGCACCTGGCAAGGCAGCATCAGGCCTGTGTCTTCAGTAGGGGTCACATCGTTCCCAAGTGATGacagcagaggtgggagggaacGCCATCACACGTGGGAAGGTATGGGAGTCACCTGGCTTAAAAGCCCCACCTCCCAAAGAGAACCTGATACCACGTGATACAGTCTCATGGGCATTGCAAGGGTCCTGGCAAGGAACGTGCCTATCACAAGAATGCAGAGCACTCCAGGAAGCCCCAAAGTTCTGGCTTCCCACTGGATATTTATGGTATATTCCCAGTTTTCCCAGTCCAGATGCAGTGGACCAGTCGGGGGTCAATATTGTCTAGAAATATAACTGAATTGTATCAGATTTCCAGGGAAATAGAAAGTCATTTCTATTCAAGAAGGTCATTTCTCCACGGAGAAGAACAAGTTTTATTAATCCTTTGTTCACATTCTCCGTATGTAAAAGTCAATAGGACATCCCTCATAcgttgctggtgagaatgtaaaatgatgcagctgctgtggaaaacagtttggtggttcctgcATGAATTACTCAGAGCATTGCTATACGACCCAGCGGCTCCACTCcgagatatatgcccaagagaagtAAAGACGTATTCAAAGAAAGACTTGTACGTGAACATtcacagcaacactattcacaatagccagaaggcagaaacaacctaaatgcccatcagctgatgaatgggtaaagaaaatgtctctccagacaatggaatatcatacagccataaagagaaatgaaattctgatccACGCTACAGTGCGGATGAATCTCGAAAACACCAAGCTGAGTGACAGAAGCTAGACACAGAAAGTCACATATTgtgggattccatttatatatgaaatgtccagaataggccaatccatagagacagagagcagaTTAGTGGTCACCAGGACTTGGGggcaagggagaagggagggtgagctcttaatgggtatggagtttccttttggggtgatggaaatgttctggatttttttcttttgctgcgcTGCTcgccacgtgggatcttagttccgcgaccagggatcgaacctgggcctccagcagtggaagcgtggagtcctaaccactggaccgccggggaattcccaATGTTCTGGAAGTAGATAGtggagatggttgcacaacattgtgaatgtattgaT
This region of Balaenoptera acutorostrata chromosome 19, mBalAcu1.1, whole genome shotgun sequence genomic DNA includes:
- the PIH1D1 gene encoding PIH1 domain-containing protein 1, giving the protein MADLKLLVPELNEAETMSAETARFEELLLQASKELQQAQTSRPESTQIQPQPGFCIKTNSSEGKVFINICHSPSIPPPADLTEDELLQMLEEDQAGFRIPMSLGEPHAELDAKGQGCTAYDVAVNSDFYRRMQNSDFLRELVITIAREGLEDKYSLPLNPEWRILKNRPFLGSISQQNIRSQQRPRIQELGNLYMPDSPRPEKGPEKPHLNLWLEAPDLLLAEIDLPKLEGPLGLSLEIGENRLVMGGPQQLYHLDAYIPLRISCDESKAAFHQKRKQLMVAMPLLSVPS